TGACATTGGCATTATCGTTATTTTTATACCAACATTTTACACCTGCTGAATTTAAAGAAATAGCTCCTGTACCTTTTTGTCTTCCTGTGGCTATTGGTCTTGCAACCAATAACCATGATTGTAGATTCGCCTGTGCATTAGTAAAAGCAACACCAGACATATCTGTTAAAGTTAATTGATAATATGGATTATTAAGAGGATATGTGGCGCCACCCAATTGAGTTAAATTAGCCCCAAAGAAACTATGATTCACCAACCGATAAGTTTCCAAATTTTGTGCAACATTCATAATATGGGTTTGCACATCTACCCTATTCCCTCTTTTAACATATTCTGAATAATTAGGAATCGCTATCGCAGCCAAAATAGCGACTACAGCGACTATAATCATCAGCTCCAATAATGTAAAACCAATTTGCTTACCAATCTTCACTTCCATCTGCTATTGCCCCACAATCTGTAAATGTTACTTTAGACGCCACCTTATTTTTACACCTAAGCCCCTGATTATTAAATAAATATGTGAAATTTTTCACATCTTGTGGAACAGCTTTCATTACCCATGCAGAACCATCTGTGGCTAAATTGGTGGTCGCTGTTGCTTGAACAGTAATTGTATATTTAAGTGGATCTCCAACATTTATTGAAATAGGGGTATACAATCTGTAGCTAAAATTTCTAGATTTATAACGTTCCAAATCCTGGGCTATGCGTTGCATTTCCGCCTCAGCCAATGAAGCATTGCTTCTGAGTATGTATTGCTGATAACTTGGGTAAGCAATTGCAGCAAGTACTGCAATCATAACGACCACAATCATCAACTCAATAAGTGTAAAACCATTTTTTAAATTCATTTTTCACCTATTTAGCATACCAATTCATTGGTTTTGTTTGGGCGATACATTTCCATTCGCCCGTACCTTGAAGATTATCTGCCAACTGTAAACCACCACAATTTCCATCTGAATCTTTTGGTGCAAATGTACTTCCTAAAATCCCCTGCCCGACAGGTGGGCTAACAGTCTCGCCAGAGACCTTATCTGAGTCTCGTCCTGGACGATAACCTGTTTTATTTTCTACAGTATTGTTAAGTGTTACATTCGTACCAGTTCCTGTTATACAGACACCAAATGGCAAACAATAATATTGACGGTAAGTTTCTCCAATAACTCGAACCTGACATGGATCTGGATTTGGATTAATAATTTCGCTTTCTGGATCATAAACTGTCGCGACCAAAGTGTTAGCTATCGCAATTAATGGTTCAAAAGCTTTAATCCCACCTAATTGTCGATAACTATTATTTGCTCTTTCTGTGCCTTGCGAATTACTCGATAAAGAACGATACCAACCATAACGAGTTGCTGTCGTTACCGTAGCCACATAAGGAATGAGTTGATTCTTTAATGTAGAAAAACTACTATTTCGAACAATAACTTGAGGATTTTGTATAAGACTTGCTAAAGTCAAATCTTTAATCGCCAATGCATAATCAGTTGCATAATTTGTATTTAAATCTTTTTTCAGAGCATCCGTATCCATAATGGCATAAATATTATTTGCCAATTGACCCGTTAATGCCGTAGGTAATGATGAGGGACGTGCACGCCCTAAAGGTGCAACATCTAATGGTGAACTACGATCACCAGATGCAGCCGTCATTAATACAAACCTTTTCCCTTGCTCACGATGCATGGTTAATGTAGGTGCTTCGTAAAAACGTGGATTATTACCATTCGTAATATTTGTACCTGCTGCATTTGTCGCTAAATTTGCAACTTTAACAACACGTACACCAAAACTTTCATTATTTGATGTTTTATTTTTATTATTTAAATCAACACGGAAAACTTGCCCTCCAAGATCTCCAAAATATAAATGATCTACTAAGCCATCAGCATCTGTATCTAATGTAGAGATATCACTTACAATACTATGTTTCATATCTGCATTATTTTTATCCGCATTCGTATTACTCACCCAGAATAAGCGGTCTCCTGTTTCAGCATCAACAACATAAACTGCATTACCTTTTGCCTCTGTTCTGTTTGAACATTGTGCTTGGAAAGTCGGACTTTTTGATGCATCTGCTGTGTAATCTGTACCAAGTTTAAATCGTGGATCTTCATAACATGTGTCATAACCACCACTAATAAACATAACTCGCTTAATCACACCATTAATTCGAATATTCCCTAGTACCGGTTTCGACCAAGATTGCCCCATACGACTATATGCCGATTGATCAGCACTAATTCTAAATAAAAACTTCGGTGAAGTTTTTGTCGTAATATCTAGGCCGTAGTAACTACTACCACCCATACGTAAACCGCCATACACATACATTTTCTCAGCAACAATCTTTGTTACAGCGGTATCCCCTGAACCCACCTGCTCATATTTATATGTTGGATCAGCGACCCAAGCCGCATCTGTGCCTGCTGCAACACCGACTGTAGATGTTTCATCCTTTTTCAAAGCTAAAGATTGTACTGGGTCAGATAAAATATCCGATGGAATAAATGCAAATTGTTCCGCTCCAGTATCTGCATCTACTAAATGTAGCCCCCCCTCCATTGTTCCAAATAAGATTGATTGACTACGTGCAGACTGTAATTCGCCATCACTATTTAATACCCCTGCATAAGTGACTTGCACGGGTAGTGAATGAGAAATCCCTCCTAAGCTATTCCATTCTTTTCCTTGTTCTTGCAAAGGCACAGTGGTTAAATCTGTTGGTAAAGCAGTATCATTTAAATCAATTTTAAAACCTAAATAGTTAAGTATTTTACGTTTTAATAAATTAGTAAATTTTGAGGTTACTGCATTTTCATTTAGATTTGTTATTGTCGTTGCTAAAGTAGAGTTTGCCACTTCTGGTAAACGCAATAAATTAGCCCCTTTAGATAATTGGGAAGTTAAATTATCATTCGTATCTAATTTAAAATTGGTATAAAGATTACGTACTTGAGTTGGTGCACTAACAATCGGCATTGGGATGTTTTTATAAGCACCACCTTTATAGACACTTCCTCCTTCATCAGCACCTACATTTCCCCAAAGATCATTAATCCCTGTATTAAACTTACCTTTATTATCTAATACTAATGAAGAGGTGGTGGATGTACCTTCAGCTAAAGCACCATTCACAATATCATATTTTTTTAAATTCCCAGCCCACAATACATCTGTGCTACCTGGTCTTGGTTGAAATGCTCGAACATAACCATACGATGTAACTCCCGTTGGATTTAAATCATCAATAGGTACAGACCAAGCACCTGTCGTTAATGGCTCAATTGTTCCTGTATCTAAATTATTTAAAGCAGCCAATACACTATTTGTAACATCTACAGCATCTTTTGCTTGGAAAAATCCACCATTACCAAAACCAGTCATACTATTCCGAAATATTGTATTTGGTTTTTCGGTTTTATCCTTATTATAGAATGAACAATCATCACCCTCTTTAGCTGAACCAAGCTGACATGCATTACGTGTGTCTACTGACAAACTAGAAGACATCGCTCCTTCAAATTCTTTACCAAAACCAACGAAAGCTGTCTGTATCGGGCGCTGCTTAGGATTAGTTTCTGCATATAGGCTTCTTGCAAAAGCCCCCATACACTTCCAACCACTCCCCGAATGACTATTCATTAAACCATTAGAGACGTCGCATGAAAAAGAGCTTTGATTTAAGGCTTTTGCCATAATATTGGCAGAGTTAGTATCACTTGTATTATTTGGCTGCCCATCAGATAAAATATATACCCCTTGCCCATCACAAGTTGCAGCAGTCGTAGGTAAGGGACTGCTATAAGCTGTTCTCCCTAAATTTTTTGCTGTATCAGTGGATTTAGAAAAGCCACTATTATTACCAACATTTGTACTTACTGTTGTTGTGCCTAACAAATAAGCTGCTGCTTCAGCATAGGCATGTGAAGTCGGTGTGGACCATCCTGCAGACAACGCAGCAATCGCTTTTTTTAGATCCTTACGATGAGCTGAATTAACAGCACCTAAGGGTTTTGCTGGTACTTTAATAACTCCGGATACACTATCTTCCGCAGAGTAATAACCCAAGCCAATATAGGCTTTTTCCAATTTGGCATCTGTACTATTTAAAAGCGCAAACATGCCATCTTTTAAACGAGATAATCGATCATAATAAAATTTGGGGTTATTACGCTGTTTACAGTAAACTCGTGTATAAGAAATATCACTAAACACGCTATCTGTTACTGTCTCTGTACTATATTTTGTCCTCCCATAAACCCCAGAACTACATGTTTGATAAGTAAAAATATCTGGATAATCTGCAACAATTGAATGGTTTGCTGAGTTATCTGCAAGAACACCCATACTCCCTGAACGATCTAGCATCATAATTAATGTTTTTTGACCTGCTGTACCAGGGCCTGCATAAATTTGTAAATCTGATGCTTGCAATAAAGATGGTACGGCAACCAGGATGCTACCACTCATCATTACTTTTAATAGGTAACTTAGATATGTTTTTTTCATTTCCATTCTCCACCTTCCGGCTAGTGAGAAAATCTATTTAATTAAAATATGCTTTATTCAGGTTTAGAAACTTCGATGAGCGTATTTGCCAATACAAATTCTTGCGTTTGCGATACCACCGGAATTCCATAATCAGATATACAATCTTTTAAAGTTCGTAATGATGGATGTTCAGTATTATCATTTAATCTTGGTTTAGATGTACTTAAACACTCACTTTGGACTGTGCTTATAGAAGCAGTTGAATATGCAGGTAACATCGAAGTTGTAGTAATCCTTACACGTTGACTACCTGTAATTTGTGCACCTAAATGAGCTGCTCCACTTGCATTAGTTCCTTCGGGTAAATATTCACCTTTCTCTGTCTCACCGGCACTCTCTGTAATCAATGAAATTGCAACTTGAGTCACAACACCTGTTCTTGCGCTCCCAAAATCGGCATTCAGATCACAAAAACTACTATTTGTACCAGAAATTAAACGCATAACATCACTTGTAATGGCTGTTCCCGTCGTACTATAGGGTGAGATTTGCGCAACATTATTAATAGGGGCAAAATTTTTCTGTGATTGTGGACGATAACAAAATATATATTCTCGATCGGGCAAACTATTATTAATCGCTAAACCCACTACATTATCCAAACGTCGCAATACCACAGGTGACTTATTACGCATAATATATAAGGGTAAATCGGATGACTGAGTAAGTAGCTGACGTACTTGACTATTGCTTGCAATTCGCAAACTTGTTATAGAATATTTTACTGCTAATGCACCGATTCCAGTGACTAAAAGTAAAATAATCATAATTGTAATCAGTGTCATACCGTTTTGTTGTGCTAATGATTGGGTAGTTCTCATAGTTTATCTCCCAAAGCATTACGCAAAGCTATTGTAGTGACATATACATTGCGTACAAATTTATTCGTTACACCTTTTGTAGTTGGTGTATTTAAAGTGACGGCTCTTCCGAAAATTTCATATGTCGATAGCGTAATGGGTGCTGTTCTCACTTCATTTTGTGAGCGAATTAGCACTGCCATTTTAATCATTTCAATCGAAGGTACTTCCTGAGCAGGTTGTGCATTTCTTGCTGCTGCGGCTGCTGCTATATATTCATCTACTGTATAATAACGATAATTATTACCTGTACGTGCACCCAATAGAAAACCAAAATAATCTACATTAGGAATAATAATTTCACCTATGTTAGTCGTCCCAAACCCTGTCAAAAACGTCGGGTTTGCATTTGGAATATCTAATGGAGTATTGGCTACACAGGCTAAACCTAAGCTTGTAATATTTGTATCATGATCCGTTTTATTATTTTCTTGACGTAAGAAGTATCTCTGTACAACTCTATCGCCTTTGCGAACATTCTCACCTACGCAATTTTGCATATCTGTTGGTGCAACAAATTGTATTGTTAATTGATCACTCGCAAGACTTACATTACTTAAACCACTAGATCTCGTGACAATTGTATTTGCAAAAGCAGTTGTCGCATTTGCATTACCTATAGCCAAATTAATATTGGTTTGTGTGGGCAAACCTGTTGTAAAAACAACTCCCCCTTTTACAGTTTGATCATTTAAGTTTCGATTTTCGACATTACCATAATTCGCCAACCTCACATGATTTGCTATATATTCGAGACCAAAAATTCCCCCATCCTGAACTTGTGCTACACTTTGTTGTAAACGAGAATTTTTCAAACTGTTTAAAAAAATAGCTAAACCAGCAGCTACAATTAATAAGCCTAGTGCAATAGCAACCATCAACTCAACTAATGTGAAACCTTTTTGTTTTTTAATTATCATTTTTAATAGCTCTCCATCATCAAGCAGTTTGAAGAAGCAACATAAACACCTGTATTACTCATACAGCTAGTCACATTTAAATTTGCTGCAGTTCCAGTCAGTGTCGTATCTTTCCAAACACTAAAAATACATAAACGTCTATCTGCAACAGGTGTATTTGTAGCAATTCCTGGACAAGTTGCTATACCTAAACTCAACCCCTGTATAGCCGCTTGTCGTGCTATGGCATAGGACTCAAAAGTTGAAAGTTGTGCAGGAGTACAAACCGTAGTATTGCAATTTACTGTCGCTGTCGGTTTTGAAGATGCCAAAAGATAAGTATTTACATCAGTCACATAATTTGCTTTAGCTGTATTATTTACACGAATACTTTCAGAGAGTGACTGCATTAAATGCACAGCTTGTGTTTTAAAAACAGAATCTTGAGAAGCTTCAATAGCTCTGACTTGTAAAGCAACAAAACCCAGAACTGCAATAACCAAAATAACCAAAGCAACTATTACTTCTATTAATCCAACACCTTTTTGTATTTGTAAATTCATCAACATGTCCCCTCAGCCAACGTAGTAATAGAGCCCATACGAGTAAGCTGTAAACGCCTAGAAATACCTAAATCTGCATGACAAATAGAAAAAGACATCGTGGTCTGATTAAAGTTTTTTACACCTCCAGTTGGCTCAAAAACAATATTCGTTACACTCCCACTTTCTAAAGAAACTTCGCTTATATTAGAATTCCAATTCAGTAAAGTAGCTGTATTAGCATCATTAGAATTGAGTTTTAACTCAACATCTTGTCGTATATTCACTGCCTGACTTCTTGCATCAGTTATTGCAAGTGAAAGCTCTCTAAAGGCTGTATCTAATTGTCGTTGCTTAATTGTATTCACAAAAGATGGCATAGCCAGTGCAGCAATAATCGCTAAAACAGCAAGCGTAACCATAAGCTCTATTAAGGTGAATCCCCTGTTTTTTTGCATTCTTCCTTCACCGACAAAACTTTATTATTATCTATATTTTAATAACAATTTATACAAAACCAATACATAGTAGACAAATGGCACAAAAAAACCGATAACTGTTTAATAATTATCGGCAATAAAGGTGAGTTAAATTCTAAGCCTGTGTAACTTGAATTCTTAATTCTTTAGGTAAACTAAACGTAATATTTTCTTCACGCCCATCTAATTCTTGTGGTGCTTCTGCGCCCCAGTCCTGTAAACGTTGAATAACCTGCTTAATTAAAATTTCTGGTGCCGATGCGCCTGCCGTCACACCAATTTTCTCAATGCCAGCAAACCATTCTTTTTTTAATTCATCTGCATTGTCAACTAAATACGCATGTTTCCCCATACGTTGTGCCAACTCACGTAAACGGTTAGAGTTGGATGAGTTTGGTGAACCCACCACAAGTACAACATCACATTGCTGTGCCAAATCTCGAACAGCATCTTGACGATTTTGTGTGGCATAACAAATGTCGTCTTTGCGTGGCCCTTGAATATTGGGGAATTTTCCACGCAATGCGTCAATTACTTTTGCTGTATCGTCAATGGATAAAGTCGTTTGAGTAACAAATGCAACTTTATTCGGATTTTCTACCTGTAGAGACTCAACGTCGTCTTCATCTTCAACCAGATAAATATGTCCACCATTTTTGGTGTCATATTGTCCCATTGTGCCTTCAACCTCAGGATGTCCTTCATGACCAATCAGAATCGCTTCCGTACCTTCACGTGCGTACTTGGTCACTTCAATATGAACCTTGGTAACTAAGGGACAGGTTGCATCAAAGACTTTTAAGCCACGGCGCTCAGCTTCTTGTTGTACAGCCTTAGATACCCCATGTGCACTAAAAATAACAATATTATTATCAGGGACTTCATCAAGCTCATCAACAAAGATTGCGCCTCGCTGACGCAAGTCATCCACCACAAATTTGTTATGTACCACTTCATGACGGACATAAATCGGCGGGTTAAAACATTCAAGTGCACGATTGACGATCGCAATTGCACGGTCTACACCTGCACAAAAACCACGTGGATTGGCCAATACAATTTTCATAACACCCTCAAGGCTCACTCAAAGTTTCAATAAAATTTATTCAGAAAATGACAAACAATATTCAAAAGCTATTTTGTTTGTGCGCACTCTACTCTAAAATAGAGAAGATATTTTATCATATCAGGAAAAATATCATGTCGGGTCTATTGTTTGTCGTTTCTGCTGCATCAGGAACAGGCAAAACATCTCTCGTGAAAGCCCTGCTTGAGCGTGTAAGTAATTTGCACGTTTCTGTTTCTCACACTACACGTGGTCAACGTGTGGGTGAACTCGAAGGCGTTCATTACCATTTCACCAGTAAAGAAATTTTTCTTGAGCAGGTCAATCAAGGCGGTTTCATCGAATATGCTGAAGTTTTTGGTAATTATTATGGTACGTCTCAAGCGACTGTACGAGAACAATTGACCAAAGAACATGATGTTTTACTTGAAATTGATTGGCAAGGCGCTGAGCAAGTTCGTAAACTTTTTCCTGAATCAAAACAAATTTTTATTCTCCCTCCCACTCAATTTGATTTACGTCAACGCTTGTCAAATCGTGGCACAGACTCGGTAGAAGTGATTGAGCATCGCTTAAGCTGCGCCGTAGAAGATATGCAACAATATGTCAATTTTGATTATATTATTATCAATGATGACTTTAATAAAGCACTGCATGACCTTGAATCTGTGATCAATGCCAATCGCCTTAAACTCAGTCAACAAGCAAATCGTCATCAAGCTTTAATTGAGAAATTAATTACACCTGAACCTAAATGAGTGTGTGATTAAACTTGAGTATAAAGTTAAAGCATTTTATACTTAACAGTCTATTTAAAAATTTACATTCATACGAGAACTCTTATGGCACGCGTAACCGTTGAAGATTGTTTAGACCATGTAGACAACCGCTTTGAGCTTGTACTAGTGGCAAGCAAACGCGCGCGTCAATTGGCACGTCAAGGCATTGAACCAACTTTAGAGTGGGACAATGACAAACCGACTGTTGTTGCTTTACGTGAAATTGCAGCAGGACATGTAACCAAAGACATTTTGAAACAACGTGATCAAGACTATCAAACCTCAAGTCTTGACCTTGCACTTTCAGTGAATAACTTAAACTTAGAAGGCTTTTCTTTCCAATAAGTTGAGCTTTCTAAAAAAGCCTAGTATTTACTAGGCTTTTTTATTGCAATTTATTTAGATAAGTAATCGACAAAATTCAAAATATTTGTTAAAAAAAATAAAGGTTTTTATTTTTTAAAATTGACAACTCATTCAATATGCTTTTCATTAAAGCATTGACGAAATATCCCTTGATTTTGTAATACGGAAATAGGTGTTCTATGCCAGGCCAAGTGGTCAGCCAAGCCAAGCAACAGCTCAATATTATTATCGACGCTTATTTAAAACCAAGCGAAGTCGAGCAAGTGCTTACGGCATGCGATTATGCAGACATCGCACATGATGGTGTGACTCGCAAAAGTGGTGAACCCTATATTCTTCATCCGATTGCGGTCAGTTGTATTTTGGCACACATGCGCATGGATGCAGAGACATTAATGGCAGCACTCTTACATGACGTCATTGAAGATACAGATTTTAGCAAAGAGGATATTGCAGAAAAATTTGGTCGTGTTGTTGCTGAACTCGTAGATGGTGTGACCAAACTCAGCCATTCAAGTGATAAAGAATACAATAAAGCAGCTTCTTTCCGAAAAATATTGCAAGCCACCTTACAAGACCCACGTGTCATTATTATTAAATTAGCAGACCGTTATCATAATATGACGACGTTAGGTTCATTACGCCCAGATAAACGTGCACGTATTGCTCAAGAAACTTTTGATGTATTTGTACCCATGGCACGTCTTGTTGGTATGAATGAGATGGCGGATAACTTAGAACATTTGTGTTATCAAAATCTTGATCTTGACATGTATAATGATGTGCAAGCATCACTCCTTACAACTAAGCCTGAACGCTGTAAATATCAAACCACATGGGAACAAAATCTAGCAGACTTATTGCATACCTATAGCATTCAAGGTCGGATCAAAAAGAAAAATAATAATATTGAATTACTTCGTCACTTTGTTAAAAATGAAATTGATTTACAAGAACTAACACATAGTCATGCCTTTGAAATTATTTTACAAAGTATTGCCGATTGTGACCGCTTGGTTGAAGCATTACGTGAAAATTTCCAAGTATTACATTACGAAGATCATATTCGTTATCCACTCCCAGGTGGAAATCAGTCGTTAATGCTACGCTTAAAAGGTGAAAAAACCACCTTATCACTGACCATTCAAACGGAGCTCATGCGTAAAGCTGCACGTTTCGGCGTGGTATTAGGCGAAAATGCACCGCAAGCGTGTCGTTCAGCCATTCAAGCTTCCATGAAAAATTTAAATATTTTGGTGGATGGGGATTGTGCCAAAACAACCTTTAATGACTTATTAGATTATTTACATCAAGAAAAAATTTGGGTCTATACACCCCATGGTCAATTGCATGAACTACCACAAGGTGCAACAGCAGTGGATTTCGCCTATTCTGCCAGTTTGTTTTTAGGCAACCATGCCGTAGGTGCAAAAATTAATGGTGAGATTAAACCGCTTTCTACACCACTACAAAGCGGTCAAGTCATTGAAGTCATCACCGATGTATTAGCAACACCTAATCCAGATTGGCTTAGTTTTATCAATACACAAAAAGCACGCCGTGCAATTCAACATATTTTAAAAGATCAGGATATTGAAGAACAACGTCTTGTCGGTCAGCAAGCACTAAATCGCGCATTAAAACTATTTAATCTTTCTGTTAAAGATCTCGCTGAGTCTGATTGGATCGATTTATTACAATGGCGACATGTCAGTAGTAAAGAAGCCCTATATGAGCAAATCGCAGTGGGCGACTTACTACCACAACTGGTGGCCAACCATCTCTTTGCCCAAGATCAAGAAGATAACGCCGCGTCTGAGCGCCTCATTCAAGGCACGGAAGGTGTCGATGTTAAATATGCACATTGCTGCAATCCTGTACTCGGCGACCCAATTCAAGGGCATATTTCACGCCGTGGTTTGATTGTGCATCGTTCACGTTGTCATAACCTACTGCACGAGCAACATTTACATCCTGAAAATATCATGCCATTGCACTGGAACTCTGAAACCGAAGATGACATCAACTTTAGTGCTTATTTAAGTATAGATTTAATTTTAAATGACGAACAAATTTCAGAATTGATTTATTTATGTCGAAAACTCAAAACTGGCGTTGAATCTGTACAAAGTCGAGATGAAAAAACTTTTGTCAATATTGTTGTTAAAGACCGCAAACAAATTGCACAAATTATTCGTGAAATTCGAATGTTGTTTGGCTTCCCACGGGTCACACGTTTAGCCATGCCGCTCGCAAGCCCACAAGTTTCTAAAGCGTGTTAATCAGATAAACCGATATACCTTTCGAGAATATCATTCATCCGATATGATGGATTGAATTGAAAAATAGGAGAAATTGATGTCCCGCCAAGTGATTCATACTGAAAATGCCCCTGCTGCGATCGGTACTTACTCTCAAGCCATTCTTGTTGGCAACACACTTTATCTCTCAGGTCAAATTGGTTTAGATCCATACAGCATGGAACTCGTAGAAGGTATTGAAGCGCAAATTCGCCGTGTATTTGATAACTTAAAAGCTGTTTGTGAAGCTGCGGGCGGTTCTCTTGCAGACATCGCAAAACTCAATATTTTCTTAACTGATTTGTCTCATTTCCAATTGGTCAATCAAATTATGGGTGAATATTTTGCACAACCTTATCCAGCACGTGCTGCACTCGGTGTTGCAAGCCTGCCTAAAAATGCTTTGGTTGAGATGGACGGCATTGTGATTATTGAAAAATAATTTATAGAAATATCAAAAATTTAAATTCAAATTAAGGTGGTGTTTCAAAAAGTATGCTGAAACAAAGCAGGTTGAATTTTGATAAAATAGAGAAATGCGAATAACTCTAGAAATCAAATGTCCAACCTGCCTCAGTGACAGTATAAAGAAAAATGGCATCAAAGTAGATGGGAAACAAAACTATCAGTGCAAAGACTGTAAACGTCAGTTTATTGGTGACCATGCTCTGAGCTATCTAGGATGTCATTCAGGCATTACTCGAAAAATATTACAGTTGATGGTCAGAGGTAGTGGTATACGAGATATCGCTGAAGTTGAGCGAATCAGTATCGGTAAAGTTTTACGTACTTTAACCGAATCGACCTACCAAATTCAGCCTAAACAAAGTCATTATGAGTCTCTTGAAGTTGATGAGTTTTGGACTTTTGTGGGAAATAAAAATAATAAACAATGGCTTATTTACGCCTACCATCGAGAAACAGGTGAGATTGTTGCTTATGTTTGGGGTAAAAGAGACTTAGCTACAGTTCAACGATTGAAGGCAAAGCTTAAACAATTAGGTATTCACTACACCCGAATTGCAAGTGATCATTGGGACAGTTTCATAACTGCTTTTAAAAACTGCAAGCAAAGTATTGGTAAATTTTTTACTGTAGGTATTGAAGGTAATAATTGCAAAATAAGGCATCGAATTAGGCGCGGTTTTAGAAGGAGTTGTAATTTTTCAAAAAAGATTGAAAACCATTTTAAAGCTTTCGACTTAACCTTTTTTTACATCAATAATGGCTTCATTTAATGTCAGCATACTTTTTGAAACACCACCCAAATTAAAATACCACCGATCAAGTGGTATTTTTTTATCCAAAAACTCAATGAACAAAATATCGATATTTAAATGAATTTCATTGACAAACGATAATAATTATCAATAATATCAATTATCGCATTTAAAC
The DNA window shown above is from Acinetobacter piscicola and carries:
- the ispH gene encoding 4-hydroxy-3-methylbut-2-enyl diphosphate reductase, which gives rise to MKIVLANPRGFCAGVDRAIAIVNRALECFNPPIYVRHEVVHNKFVVDDLRQRGAIFVDELDEVPDNNIVIFSAHGVSKAVQQEAERRGLKVFDATCPLVTKVHIEVTKYAREGTEAILIGHEGHPEVEGTMGQYDTKNGGHIYLVEDEDDVESLQVENPNKVAFVTQTTLSIDDTAKVIDALRGKFPNIQGPRKDDICYATQNRQDAVRDLAQQCDVVLVVGSPNSSNSNRLRELAQRMGKHAYLVDNADELKKEWFAGIEKIGVTAGASAPEILIKQVIQRLQDWGAEAPQELDGREENITFSLPKELRIQVTQA
- the gmk gene encoding guanylate kinase; translation: MSGLLFVVSAASGTGKTSLVKALLERVSNLHVSVSHTTRGQRVGELEGVHYHFTSKEIFLEQVNQGGFIEYAEVFGNYYGTSQATVREQLTKEHDVLLEIDWQGAEQVRKLFPESKQIFILPPTQFDLRQRLSNRGTDSVEVIEHRLSCAVEDMQQYVNFDYIIINDDFNKALHDLESVINANRLKLSQQANRHQALIEKLITPEPK
- the rpoZ gene encoding DNA-directed RNA polymerase subunit omega, with translation MARVTVEDCLDHVDNRFELVLVASKRARQLARQGIEPTLEWDNDKPTVVALREIAAGHVTKDILKQRDQDYQTSSLDLALSVNNLNLEGFSFQ
- a CDS encoding RelA/SpoT family protein, producing the protein MPGQVVSQAKQQLNIIIDAYLKPSEVEQVLTACDYADIAHDGVTRKSGEPYILHPIAVSCILAHMRMDAETLMAALLHDVIEDTDFSKEDIAEKFGRVVAELVDGVTKLSHSSDKEYNKAASFRKILQATLQDPRVIIIKLADRYHNMTTLGSLRPDKRARIAQETFDVFVPMARLVGMNEMADNLEHLCYQNLDLDMYNDVQASLLTTKPERCKYQTTWEQNLADLLHTYSIQGRIKKKNNNIELLRHFVKNEIDLQELTHSHAFEIILQSIADCDRLVEALRENFQVLHYEDHIRYPLPGGNQSLMLRLKGEKTTLSLTIQTELMRKAARFGVVLGENAPQACRSAIQASMKNLNILVDGDCAKTTFNDLLDYLHQEKIWVYTPHGQLHELPQGATAVDFAYSASLFLGNHAVGAKINGEIKPLSTPLQSGQVIEVITDVLATPNPDWLSFINTQKARRAIQHILKDQDIEEQRLVGQQALNRALKLFNLSVKDLAESDWIDLLQWRHVSSKEALYEQIAVGDLLPQLVANHLFAQDQEDNAASERLIQGTEGVDVKYAHCCNPVLGDPIQGHISRRGLIVHRSRCHNLLHEQHLHPENIMPLHWNSETEDDINFSAYLSIDLILNDEQISELIYLCRKLKTGVESVQSRDEKTFVNIVVKDRKQIAQIIREIRMLFGFPRVTRLAMPLASPQVSKAC
- a CDS encoding RidA family protein; this encodes MSRQVIHTENAPAAIGTYSQAILVGNTLYLSGQIGLDPYSMELVEGIEAQIRRVFDNLKAVCEAAGGSLADIAKLNIFLTDLSHFQLVNQIMGEYFAQPYPARAALGVASLPKNALVEMDGIVIIEK
- a CDS encoding IS1-like element ISPa14 family transposase: MRITLEIKCPTCLSDSIKKNGIKVDGKQNYQCKDCKRQFIGDHALSYLGCHSGITRKILQLMVRGSGIRDIAEVERISIGKVLRTLTESTYQIQPKQSHYESLEVDEFWTFVGNKNNKQWLIYAYHRETGEIVAYVWGKRDLATVQRLKAKLKQLGIHYTRIASDHWDSFITAFKNCKQSIGKFFTVGIEGNNCKIRHRIRRGFRRSCNFSKKIENHFKAFDLTFFYINNGFI